A window of Oscillatoria nigro-viridis PCC 7112 contains these coding sequences:
- a CDS encoding IS5 family transposase, whose translation MSKMYSSNLTLEQWELIEPFISPATSRERLRKVEVGNVLNAIFYLLTQGCTWRDLSRDFPL comes from the coding sequence ATGAGTAAAATGTACTCCAGCAACTTAACCCTGGAACAATGGGAGTTGATTGAACCTTTTATTTCACCTGCAACATCTAGGGAACGTCTTCGCAAGGTTGAGGTGGGGAATGTCCTGAATGCAATCTTTTACCTGTTAACCCAAGGCTGTACTTGGCGTGACTTATCGAGAGACTTCCCACTTTAG
- a CDS encoding cation transporter — protein MSDCGCHMEAKNAAERKTLRILLLINGTMFVVGIVAGVLADSTALVADSLDMFADASVYTMSLYAVGKSAHHKNRAATLSGIFQITLAVMVVVDVIRRFVWGSSPESGWMMAMAFLALIANSYGLYLLSKHRKGEVHMRASWIFTQNDVIANFSVIVAGFLVTLFNSRFPDLIVGFGIASLVVWGGISIIRDAQRDRMKQPRL, from the coding sequence ATGTCAGACTGTGGATGTCACATGGAAGCCAAGAACGCAGCCGAGCGTAAAACGCTGCGAATTCTGTTACTTATCAATGGCACAATGTTTGTCGTCGGAATTGTGGCAGGAGTTTTAGCGGATTCAACTGCCCTAGTGGCAGACTCATTAGATATGTTTGCAGATGCTTCGGTTTACACGATGTCGCTGTATGCAGTTGGCAAATCGGCGCATCACAAGAATCGTGCAGCGACTCTAAGTGGTATTTTTCAGATCACGTTAGCCGTGATGGTTGTCGTCGATGTGATTCGACGGTTTGTTTGGGGGAGTTCACCGGAATCAGGTTGGATGATGGCAATGGCTTTTTTGGCCCTGATTGCTAACAGTTATGGTTTGTACCTTCTCTCAAAGCATCGTAAGGGTGAGGTACATATGCGGGCAAGTTGGATATTTACGCAAAATGATGTAATTGCAAATTTTAGTGTGATAGTCGCAGGTTTCCTAGTCACTCTATTTAATTCTCGGTTTCCTGATTTAATTGTTGGATTTGGAATCGCAAGCCTAGTCGTTTGGGGTGGAATCAGTATTATTCGAGATGCACAACGCGACAGAATGAAGCAACCACGGCTTTAG
- a CDS encoding ArsR/SmtB family transcription factor: MIVSAQSQSTRLKAKLFRGFSDPSRLAILDVLRSRPMTVSEIVEATGLSQSNTSNHLGCLRDCGLVNTLQQGRYTSYQLADARVAEILEMVEELLADVAKGVYECTRYNCSKDE; the protein is encoded by the coding sequence ATGATTGTCTCTGCTCAATCCCAGTCCACTCGCTTGAAAGCAAAACTCTTTCGTGGGTTTTCCGATCCATCACGATTGGCGATTTTGGACGTGCTGCGATCGCGTCCAATGACTGTAAGTGAAATTGTTGAAGCAACCGGGCTATCGCAATCTAACACCTCAAACCACTTGGGCTGTCTCCGTGATTGCGGTCTGGTAAACACCCTGCAGCAAGGACGGTACACAAGCTATCAACTTGCCGATGCACGAGTTGCTGAGATTTTGGAAATGGTTGAAGAGTTACTGGCTGATGTAGCAAAAGGAGTTTATGAATGTACCCGCTACAACTGCTCAAAGGACGAATAA
- a CDS encoding DUF305 domain-containing protein, whose amino-acid sequence MKPISLKTGFAALILTAAAALTSGVLAACSKAPSSETQAPNVTAATEANNKQDMAQGGGMGGMNHGMNHNMSMDLGPADADYDLRFIDGMTLHHQGAVNMAKEVLNKSKRPEMKKIANEMIAAQNREINQLKEWRKAWYAKASSTPMAYHAPMSHTMAMTPEQMQSMMMSMDLGAADDQFDLRFINAMIPHHEGALVMAQDALKKSKRPEIKKLSQEIVTSQKQEIEQMKEWRQAWYKQ is encoded by the coding sequence ATGAAACCAATTTCATTAAAAACAGGCTTTGCAGCCCTGATATTGACCGCCGCAGCCGCTTTAACCAGCGGAGTGCTTGCAGCTTGTTCAAAAGCCCCTTCCAGCGAAACTCAAGCCCCAAATGTTACGGCTGCAACCGAAGCAAACAACAAGCAAGACATGGCACAAGGCGGTGGCATGGGTGGCATGAATCATGGCATGAATCACAATATGTCAATGGATTTAGGCCCTGCTGATGCCGACTACGATTTGCGATTTATTGATGGCATGACACTACACCATCAAGGTGCTGTAAACATGGCAAAAGAGGTACTAAATAAATCCAAACGCCCGGAAATGAAAAAAATAGCAAATGAGATGATTGCCGCTCAGAACCGCGAAATCAATCAACTGAAAGAGTGGCGAAAAGCTTGGTATGCCAAAGCCAGCAGTACGCCAATGGCTTATCACGCTCCAATGAGTCACACGATGGCAATGACTCCTGAACAAATGCAAAGCATGATGATGAGCATGGATTTAGGGGCCGCTGACGACCAATTTGACTTGCGATTTATCAATGCGATGATTCCCCACCACGAAGGAGCTTTAGTGATGGCCCAAGATGCTTTGAAGAAGTCGAAACGGCCGGAAATAAAGAAATTGTCCCAAGAGATTGTGACTTCGCAAAAACAAGAAATCGAGCAAATGAAAGAGTGGCGACAAGCTTGGTACAAACAGTAA
- a CDS encoding efflux RND transporter periplasmic adaptor subunit, producing the protein MQYYRRVRSSAPIVHFSGILLTLLLFIESTPVFAHAGHGDEFNHSGETTETPAAISVDAETAKRLGIKVSPAARQRLDIGIKTTGQIETLPNEKVEVTAPVAGKVVELLVKPGDKVSKGQPVAVLSSSELGQLRVESLSKRAEAEADLQQAEGDLKLARENYDRQLQISAAEIAQAKTQLTAVTKQYQQEQELVNKRSVVQAAKENYQRQVEIAQAEIARAETELTVAKEQFERDKELVASGAIARRTMLESQAHFAEAQAAVAKAKSRPEVIQAQTEIKQAEVDLPMRELRESQGMVAEAKAQLTRAQSRREVLEAENQLKRGKTAVQVAKSRIRLADAPYQARLQQLGTAANDRGLVTVVAPISGTVADREITLGESVNAEKPLMSLLNDSRVFATANIYEKDLNKVKQGQVVRVKVANLPDRIFNGKIAFIGSSVEGETRVVPVKAEIDNINGELKPGLFAELEILTDKTATNILAIPSAAVVDVSGKKTVYVQNGNAYQAVEIELGQSAGDLVEVKSGLFEGDLIVTQRAPQLYAQSLRGGSKPSKDEEKKEAIPKVAEVNFNNLPVSFWWTGIGGAVAIASLTFTAGVLLGNRRKLPALAADSGNNSFSDSASPLHNELLLHNNNHHAKAQETEVKSLK; encoded by the coding sequence ATGCAATACTACCGCCGTGTCCGCTCCTCAGCACCGATAGTTCACTTTTCGGGAATACTCCTGACTCTTTTGTTATTCATCGAGTCCACCCCCGTTTTTGCCCACGCGGGACACGGAGATGAATTTAACCACAGTGGCGAAACAACTGAAACTCCTGCTGCTATTTCTGTCGATGCCGAAACAGCAAAACGATTAGGTATTAAAGTCTCCCCTGCCGCTCGCCAGCGACTAGATATCGGCATCAAAACCACTGGACAAATTGAAACTTTACCCAACGAAAAAGTAGAAGTGACGGCTCCTGTTGCTGGGAAAGTAGTAGAGTTGCTGGTTAAGCCTGGGGACAAAGTATCAAAAGGTCAACCGGTTGCGGTTTTATCGAGTTCAGAATTAGGACAGTTGCGGGTTGAATCTCTCTCGAAACGTGCCGAAGCTGAGGCAGATTTGCAGCAAGCAGAAGGAGATCTAAAACTAGCACGAGAAAATTACGATCGCCAACTTCAAATATCCGCAGCAGAAATCGCCCAAGCCAAAACCCAATTGACGGCGGTAACTAAGCAGTACCAGCAAGAACAAGAATTAGTAAACAAGCGTTCAGTTGTGCAAGCCGCTAAAGAAAACTATCAGCGCCAAGTTGAAATAGCGCAAGCCGAAATAGCGCGGGCAGAAACTGAATTAACTGTGGCAAAAGAACAGTTCGAGCGCGACAAAGAATTAGTGGCATCAGGAGCGATCGCGCGGCGCACAATGCTGGAGTCGCAAGCCCACTTCGCCGAAGCACAAGCCGCGGTTGCTAAGGCAAAAAGCCGTCCTGAAGTTATCCAAGCTCAAACCGAAATTAAACAAGCCGAAGTAGACCTCCCAATGCGGGAATTGCGGGAATCTCAAGGCATGGTTGCAGAAGCAAAAGCTCAACTTACCAGAGCTCAGAGCCGCCGGGAAGTCCTAGAAGCCGAGAACCAACTCAAACGCGGCAAAACTGCCGTCCAAGTTGCTAAGTCGCGCATTCGTTTGGCTGACGCACCCTATCAAGCGCGGCTCCAACAATTAGGAACTGCTGCCAACGATCGAGGACTCGTTACCGTAGTTGCTCCGATTTCCGGGACTGTAGCCGATCGCGAAATCACTCTAGGAGAGTCAGTAAACGCTGAAAAACCGTTGATGAGTCTGTTAAATGACAGCCGCGTTTTTGCCACAGCCAATATTTACGAAAAAGACCTGAATAAAGTAAAACAGGGTCAGGTAGTCAGGGTAAAAGTCGCTAATTTACCCGATCGCATTTTCAATGGAAAAATCGCCTTCATTGGGTCATCCGTCGAAGGAGAAACGCGGGTTGTGCCGGTGAAAGCAGAAATAGATAATATTAACGGCGAATTAAAGCCCGGACTGTTTGCTGAGTTGGAGATTTTAACCGACAAAACTGCCACAAATATTTTAGCAATTCCGAGTGCGGCGGTAGTGGATGTTAGCGGTAAAAAAACCGTTTACGTCCAAAATGGCAATGCTTATCAAGCTGTTGAAATTGAACTCGGTCAAAGTGCTGGAGATTTAGTTGAAGTTAAGAGTGGTTTATTTGAGGGAGATTTGATAGTAACGCAGCGAGCACCTCAACTTTACGCACAATCTTTGCGGGGCGGCAGCAAGCCCTCAAAAGACGAGGAAAAAAAAGAGGCAATTCCAAAGGTAGCAGAGGTTAATTTTAATAATTTACCCGTGTCTTTCTGGTGGACGGGAATAGGGGGAGCAGTTGCGATCGCATCCCTAACTTTCACAGCAGGCGTGTTGTTGGGAAATCGGCGCAAATTGCCAGCATTAGCAGCGGATTCTGGAAACAATAGTTTTTCCGACTCTGCATCGCCGTTGCACAATGAACTGCTGTTACACAATAACAACCATCACGCTAAAGCTCAAGAGACAGAAGTCAAGAGTTTGAAGTAA
- a CDS encoding efflux RND transporter permease subunit codes for MFSTILRWVINRRWLVVIATIIVSLWTLYIIPQMSLDVFPPFAPPQVEIQTEAPGLAPEEIESLVTLPIESAINGTPGVTAVRSSSAVGLSAVKVIFDWGTEIYQARQLITERLQQAQSKLPAGVEAPQISPTTSPVGLVITYAFTSETTPLMEVRRLVDWQVTNRLLAVTGVAQVVAYGGDQRQYQVLVEPAKLKAFNVSLQEVAEATAAANVNAPGGYLITPDRETLIRGVGRIASVEDLQQSAIASRQGTPVRIADVADVKIGAAIKRGDGSFNGKKAVIVMVNRQPVADTPTVTKAVEAAMAEVQQALPKDIKVTVTFRQEEYINSSVENVRSALVEGSIIVTIILIPFLMNWRTLAVVLLDFFLTWLLALLAMYWLGLGLNTMTLGGLSVAIGTAIDDAIVYAENTYRNLRENRSSLNPRPVMDVIFDGSQEVRDSLIGATVIGIVVFSPIFTLPGVEGRIFTPMGITYLVVVVISSLESLLISPALCAILLPTKRMSSEEPWLPRFCKRLYHFFIELSMRYSTIILAFAAASMVAALIILPSFGRVFLPEFQEQTLVNTILLYPGVSLETTDSAAFAIEDALKDDSRFEYVQVRSGRAPGDADAAGVNLAHIDIGLSEEGMEHRPKTLEALRQEFAKLPGVAPNIGGFISHRMDEVLSGVRSQIAVKIFGPDLDQLRILGAKVEEQMKTVEGIVDLQLEPQVPVQQIQINFNRQAAGRYGLKIGELSEIIETALNGKVVSQVLEVQQTFDLVVWLQPEARNNLETIQNLLVDTPSGNKIPLAQVATVKYGTGPNTINRENVSRLIVAAANAKGRDLRSVVNEIQAKVKQEVELPFGYFIQYGGQFEAEQRASENIMIFSGIAFLVITVLMYLSVKSIPSTAMIMINLPIGLVGGVIAVALTGGIISVASLVGFVTLFGVATRNGLLLVDNYNTKFAEGMPFKEAIIKGSMERLNAILMTASTSALGLAPLVVEGGPGKEILQPLSVVVLGGLFTSTALTLLVLPALYAQFGHSLRPQQPQPVIEDGKVAKAEIAS; via the coding sequence ATGTTCAGCACTATTCTCAGATGGGTAATTAACCGCCGCTGGCTAGTTGTTATCGCTACCATTATTGTTAGTCTTTGGACATTGTATATCATCCCCCAAATGTCCCTTGATGTCTTCCCGCCTTTTGCACCCCCGCAAGTCGAAATTCAGACGGAAGCACCGGGGCTGGCGCCGGAAGAAATCGAGTCTTTAGTAACACTGCCGATCGAAAGTGCGATTAACGGAACTCCTGGGGTGACAGCAGTGCGATCGTCTTCCGCTGTAGGGCTTTCTGCCGTTAAGGTAATCTTTGATTGGGGAACTGAAATTTACCAAGCCCGCCAGTTGATAACAGAAAGGTTGCAGCAAGCTCAAAGCAAGCTTCCCGCAGGAGTAGAAGCACCACAAATTTCTCCGACAACTTCACCGGTAGGCCTTGTTATTACCTATGCTTTTACCTCGGAAACTACTCCTTTGATGGAAGTGCGCCGTCTGGTTGATTGGCAAGTCACAAATCGCCTTCTAGCTGTGACTGGCGTTGCTCAAGTGGTGGCTTACGGCGGCGATCAGAGGCAGTATCAAGTATTAGTAGAACCTGCAAAGTTGAAAGCTTTTAATGTGTCGTTGCAGGAAGTTGCCGAAGCGACAGCGGCTGCGAATGTTAACGCGCCGGGGGGGTATTTAATTACGCCGGATCGAGAAACTTTAATCCGGGGGGTGGGGCGGATTGCGTCTGTGGAAGATTTGCAGCAATCTGCGATCGCCTCTCGCCAGGGAACACCCGTCAGAATTGCTGATGTAGCTGATGTCAAGATTGGTGCTGCAATCAAGCGGGGAGATGGCAGTTTTAACGGCAAAAAAGCTGTGATTGTGATGGTAAACAGACAGCCCGTTGCTGATACTCCCACGGTAACTAAAGCGGTTGAGGCAGCAATGGCTGAGGTGCAGCAAGCTCTGCCCAAAGATATTAAAGTTACTGTTACTTTTCGACAGGAAGAATATATTAATTCCTCGGTGGAGAATGTGCGATCGGCTTTAGTTGAAGGCAGCATCATTGTTACCATCATCCTGATCCCGTTTTTGATGAATTGGCGCACTCTGGCGGTTGTTTTGCTGGATTTCTTTCTGACTTGGCTGTTGGCGCTGCTGGCGATGTATTGGCTGGGGCTGGGATTAAATACGATGACTTTGGGGGGTTTGTCGGTGGCGATCGGCACTGCGATCGACGATGCGATCGTCTATGCCGAAAATACCTACCGCAACTTGAGAGAAAATAGGTCTTCTCTTAATCCGCGTCCGGTAATGGATGTGATTTTTGATGGCAGTCAAGAGGTGCGCGATTCTTTAATTGGAGCGACTGTTATTGGCATTGTGGTGTTTTCTCCTATTTTTACTTTGCCCGGTGTAGAAGGTCGAATTTTTACGCCGATGGGGATTACTTATCTGGTAGTTGTGGTGATTTCTAGTCTAGAATCGCTGTTAATATCTCCGGCCCTTTGTGCTATTTTGTTGCCTACCAAACGCATGAGTTCCGAGGAACCTTGGTTGCCGAGATTTTGCAAGCGCTTATATCATTTTTTTATAGAATTGTCAATGCGCTATTCGACGATAATTTTAGCTTTTGCTGCTGCTAGCATGGTGGCTGCATTAATTATTTTGCCATCTTTTGGACGGGTGTTTTTACCGGAGTTTCAGGAGCAAACTTTGGTGAATACTATTCTCCTTTATCCGGGGGTGTCTTTGGAAACAACAGATAGCGCGGCTTTTGCGATCGAAGATGCACTTAAGGATGATAGCAGGTTTGAATACGTGCAAGTGCGATCGGGCAGGGCTCCGGGAGATGCTGATGCTGCGGGAGTCAATTTAGCTCACATTGATATCGGTTTGAGCGAGGAGGGCATGGAACACAGGCCGAAAACTTTGGAGGCGCTGCGGCAGGAATTTGCTAAATTGCCGGGAGTTGCACCAAATATCGGCGGTTTTATTTCTCACCGGATGGATGAGGTTTTATCTGGTGTCAGAAGTCAGATTGCTGTCAAAATCTTTGGCCCGGATTTGGATCAGCTTCGCATCCTCGGTGCCAAAGTTGAAGAGCAAATGAAAACTGTTGAAGGAATTGTAGACTTGCAACTCGAACCGCAGGTGCCAGTGCAACAAATTCAAATTAATTTTAACCGTCAAGCTGCGGGTAGATACGGTTTGAAAATCGGAGAGCTTTCTGAAATAATTGAGACAGCCTTGAACGGCAAAGTTGTTTCTCAAGTTTTGGAAGTGCAGCAAACTTTTGACTTAGTTGTTTGGTTGCAGCCTGAAGCCCGAAATAACTTAGAAACTATTCAGAATTTGTTGGTTGATACTCCAAGCGGTAATAAAATTCCTCTCGCCCAAGTTGCTACTGTCAAATACGGTACTGGCCCCAATACGATTAACCGCGAGAATGTTTCTCGCTTGATTGTGGCGGCGGCTAATGCTAAAGGTAGGGATTTGCGATCGGTTGTGAATGAAATTCAAGCTAAAGTCAAACAAGAGGTGGAGTTGCCTTTTGGCTATTTTATCCAGTACGGCGGTCAATTTGAAGCAGAACAAAGAGCTTCAGAAAATATTATGATATTTAGTGGGATCGCTTTTTTGGTAATTACAGTATTGATGTACTTGTCAGTCAAGTCAATTCCTTCAACTGCTATGATTATGATTAATTTGCCGATCGGATTAGTAGGAGGAGTAATTGCGGTAGCTTTGACGGGCGGCATCATCTCTGTAGCTTCCCTGGTTGGCTTTGTCACTTTATTTGGCGTTGCTACCCGTAACGGTTTGCTTTTAGTAGACAACTACAACACTAAATTTGCCGAGGGAATGCCTTTTAAGGAAGCAATTATTAAAGGCTCGATGGAACGACTCAATGCTATTTTGATGACAGCTTCAACTTCAGCTTTAGGTTTAGCACCTTTAGTAGTAGAGGGCGGACCCGGAAAGGAAATCCTGCAACCTTTGTCAGTAGTAGTTTTAGGCGGATTGTTTACTTCTACAGCCTTAACTCTGTTAGTTTTGCCCGCTTTGTATGCTCAATTCGGGCATTCTTTACGACCTCAACAACCTCAGCCAGTTATTGAAGACGGCAAGGTAGCTAAAGCTGAAATAGCTAGCTGA
- a CDS encoding heavy metal-responsive transcriptional regulator → MTTFETESLEQQLLKIGKLAKQTGVTVGTLRYYESLGLLEPALRNSSGYRYYTADAARQVQFIKKAQRLNFSLQEIQQILTSRRQGITACPLVQDLLSRKINFFEQEIQRMSAFKAELEAYKKLWTNRTSDNPDSEELCTLIEGVKEA, encoded by the coding sequence ATGACAACATTTGAAACAGAATCCCTAGAACAGCAGCTACTAAAAATAGGAAAACTAGCCAAGCAAACTGGTGTTACTGTAGGCACCCTGCGATACTATGAAAGCCTAGGGTTACTGGAACCTGCCTTACGCAACAGTAGCGGTTATCGTTACTACACAGCCGATGCTGCCAGACAAGTGCAATTTATTAAGAAAGCCCAAAGACTCAACTTTTCTCTTCAAGAAATTCAGCAAATTTTGACCTCTCGCCGTCAAGGAATAACAGCTTGTCCGCTAGTGCAAGACTTATTAAGTCGCAAAATAAATTTCTTTGAGCAGGAAATTCAGCGCATGAGTGCGTTCAAAGCTGAGTTGGAAGCTTATAAAAAACTTTGGACAAATCGAACTTCAGACAATCCCGATAGCGAGGAACTTTGCACTTTGATTGAGGGAGTGAAGGAGGCTTAA
- a CDS encoding cysteine synthase family protein yields the protein MIQLLQTPLKSSLAGDITQAIGQVPIVRLNRLSELCQHHEFYLKLESCNPGGSIKEKNAVCLVQHAERTRLLAPGGTIVESSSGNFGIGLAMIGAARGYRVMIVIDAKTPPPIRRMLAAYGAELVDVPLSAADANGSMQVARMKKAKELAETIPGAWYPCQHRNPENPTAHEQFTAREIEQAFPVAPDVIVIGISTAGQLAGISRYFKQRHPQTRIVGVDVAGSAIFGTPSHPYKMTGLGLSFVPPNFDPMVLDAAYSVNDRIAFSVCHALARREGLLLGASTGAIVAAALAYSQQHPHSQRMVLLNPDRGDRYLETVYNPEWLSEQGIEILEQKALTATINALQSVPLTLVRQQQPV from the coding sequence ATGATTCAACTCTTACAAACACCGCTGAAATCCTCCCTAGCTGGCGATATCACCCAGGCAATAGGACAGGTTCCCATTGTTCGTCTCAATCGCTTGAGCGAACTCTGTCAGCATCACGAATTTTATCTCAAATTAGAATCCTGTAATCCCGGTGGCAGCATTAAAGAGAAAAATGCTGTATGTCTGGTTCAACACGCAGAACGTACCAGGTTACTCGCCCCCGGCGGCACAATTGTTGAATCTAGTTCTGGTAATTTCGGCATTGGTTTAGCAATGATTGGTGCAGCGCGAGGCTATCGCGTGATGATTGTCATCGATGCTAAAACACCGCCCCCGATTCGGCGAATGCTGGCTGCCTATGGAGCAGAATTGGTAGATGTCCCCCTGAGTGCGGCCGATGCCAATGGATCGATGCAAGTTGCGAGGATGAAAAAAGCCAAAGAACTCGCCGAAACCATTCCTGGTGCCTGGTATCCTTGCCAGCACCGCAATCCTGAAAACCCAACTGCCCACGAGCAATTTACTGCTCGCGAAATCGAACAGGCTTTTCCCGTAGCACCAGATGTTATCGTTATTGGCATTAGTACGGCGGGACAATTGGCGGGAATTAGCCGATATTTTAAACAGCGTCATCCCCAAACTCGAATTGTCGGCGTAGATGTGGCAGGTTCGGCTATTTTTGGCACGCCGTCTCACCCCTATAAAATGACAGGATTGGGGTTATCTTTTGTACCGCCCAATTTTGATCCAATGGTTCTGGATGCAGCATATTCTGTGAACGATCGCATTGCCTTTTCTGTTTGTCATGCCCTGGCACGTCGAGAAGGCTTGTTGTTAGGAGCATCCACAGGCGCTATCGTTGCCGCTGCCCTGGCTTACAGCCAGCAGCATCCCCATTCTCAACGCATGGTACTGTTGAACCCGGATCGAGGCGATCGCTATCTCGAAACAGTCTACAATCCAGAATGGCTGTCCGAGCAAGGGATTGAAATCTTGGAACAAAAAGCCCTCACCGCTACAATTAACGCCCTTCAAAGCGTCCCTCTTACCCTCGTGCGACAGCAACAACCTGTATAA
- a CDS encoding acyltransferase: MQKASTRFAEFDLIRALAIVSVVIIHAGFFAFGQDRRILLISIDTLQLFCVPAFLLLSGFFLANKLDNQNNPTLILKKRLSRIIPPYLFWSVVFYILNNLSNLKQFDLLGLVRDVLTGSVMPPYYFIVAIVQCYLWWWLLVKLRFLEPRKILALGFTIQIAFTIVFYLAALKYLPSIPIPLMERWIFSWILPFSTGLVLGSYYDNIQKYLQRHKMPVLAATILFYLASIWEYYLLSEVNSDAWFARSFFKLSTQGYAILFVLSILAFSQSIRLPSKVSGLIKILAAYSFPIYLLDLMVVRSVFSVSYTIVSPAEPLLKLVFLVTVDLLVCFGIIYLLQKVLPKNYSQYILGI; encoded by the coding sequence ATGCAAAAAGCATCTACTAGGTTTGCTGAATTCGATTTAATCAGAGCTTTGGCGATCGTCAGTGTTGTGATTATTCATGCAGGTTTCTTTGCATTTGGTCAAGATCGCAGAATTCTATTGATCTCGATCGATACACTCCAGCTTTTCTGCGTACCTGCATTTTTACTGCTCAGCGGGTTTTTTCTTGCCAACAAGCTTGACAATCAGAATAATCCGACGCTGATATTAAAGAAAAGGCTGTCGAGAATTATACCGCCCTATCTTTTTTGGTCAGTAGTTTTCTACATCTTAAATAATTTGAGCAACCTCAAACAATTCGATCTACTTGGATTAGTCAGAGATGTGCTGACAGGCTCTGTGATGCCCCCCTATTACTTTATAGTTGCGATCGTGCAATGCTATTTGTGGTGGTGGCTTCTAGTTAAATTAAGATTCTTAGAACCCCGAAAAATTTTGGCTTTGGGTTTCACAATTCAAATAGCTTTTACCATAGTCTTTTACTTAGCTGCTCTCAAATACTTACCTTCAATACCTATACCGCTGATGGAGCGCTGGATTTTTAGTTGGATTTTGCCGTTTTCAACTGGTTTAGTTCTTGGCAGTTATTATGACAACATTCAAAAATACCTTCAGCGCCACAAAATGCCTGTTTTAGCAGCAACTATCTTGTTCTATCTAGCTAGTATTTGGGAATATTACCTACTTAGTGAAGTAAATTCTGATGCCTGGTTTGCCAGATCGTTTTTTAAACTATCTACTCAAGGATACGCAATTTTGTTCGTACTGTCGATCTTGGCATTTTCTCAAAGCATCAGACTTCCCAGTAAAGTATCTGGATTAATCAAAATATTGGCTGCTTACTCATTCCCCATCTACCTGCTGGATTTGATGGTAGTAAGGTCTGTTTTTTCAGTGTCTTATACAATTGTGTCTCCTGCTGAGCCGCTGCTCAAGCTCGTATTTTTAGTAACGGTGGATTTGCTAGTTTGTTTTGGGATTATTTACCTGTTGCAAAAAGTTTTACCCAAGAATTACAGCCAATACATTCTGGGAATTTAA
- a CDS encoding four-helix bundle copper-binding protein — MNEHQHNGKSCCDTVVQCATECEKCADSCIGEMPECARLCRDCASICWTCASFMSRGSRFAEAICKVCADICEACASECEKHQNEHCQKCAEVCRRCAAECRQMATAAA, encoded by the coding sequence ATGAACGAACACCAACACAACGGTAAATCCTGTTGCGATACAGTGGTTCAGTGCGCTACTGAATGCGAAAAATGCGCTGACTCCTGCATCGGAGAAATGCCAGAATGTGCGCGTCTGTGCCGCGATTGTGCAAGCATCTGCTGGACTTGCGCTAGTTTTATGAGTCGCGGTTCGCGCTTTGCAGAGGCAATCTGTAAAGTCTGTGCGGATATCTGCGAAGCTTGCGCTAGCGAGTGCGAGAAACATCAAAACGAACACTGTCAAAAATGCGCTGAAGTTTGTCGGCGCTGTGCTGCGGAATGCCGCCAGATGGCAACTGCTGCTGCTTAA